One window of the Gordonia westfalica genome contains the following:
- a CDS encoding glycosyltransferase, with protein sequence MAALVQEDATGELPASIVPLRRPVADGVRRAIHGVLPTRRGGVFHGLDVDLPVAGPTTTVATVHDLSVLDMPSASSRFRAAGESVLVRTTLRRADVLIAVSEFTAERIHDVCGRDAHVTELAPADWARPPVAADVERVRTKYELPDRFVLQIGTVEPRKNVALVAAAARRLDIACVLGGAGSTGPDAPSSAIGLGYVDVEDLPGLYAAATVTAYASFYEGYGLPPVEAMACGGAVVASAVGALPQVVGDGAVLVERHDEDDWVRALEPLVRDPEARRGLVEAGTRVGASLSWDTTARRTVEAYRAAGIELPAPTPPPGASP encoded by the coding sequence CTGGCGGCGCTCGTCCAGGAGGACGCCACCGGCGAGTTGCCCGCGTCGATCGTGCCGTTGCGCCGGCCGGTGGCCGACGGCGTCCGGCGCGCGATCCACGGTGTGCTGCCCACCCGACGCGGTGGGGTGTTCCACGGATTGGACGTCGACCTCCCCGTCGCGGGGCCGACGACGACCGTGGCGACCGTGCACGACCTGTCAGTGCTGGACATGCCGTCGGCGTCGAGCAGGTTCCGCGCCGCAGGCGAATCCGTACTGGTCCGCACCACCTTGCGGCGGGCAGACGTTCTGATCGCGGTCTCCGAGTTCACCGCCGAACGCATCCACGACGTCTGCGGACGCGACGCCCATGTCACCGAACTCGCGCCCGCGGACTGGGCGCGCCCGCCCGTCGCCGCGGACGTCGAGCGGGTCCGTACGAAATACGAACTGCCCGACCGTTTCGTGCTGCAGATCGGCACCGTCGAGCCGCGGAAGAACGTGGCGCTGGTCGCGGCCGCCGCCCGCCGGCTCGACATCGCATGTGTCCTCGGTGGTGCCGGGTCCACCGGTCCCGACGCACCGTCGTCAGCGATCGGTCTCGGATACGTGGACGTCGAAGACCTCCCCGGCCTCTATGCCGCAGCCACCGTGACCGCCTACGCGTCGTTCTACGAGGGCTACGGGCTACCGCCGGTGGAGGCGATGGCATGCGGCGGCGCCGTGGTCGCGAGCGCCGTCGGCGCACTTCCCCAGGTCGTCGGCGACGGGGCCGTACTCGTGGAACGACACGATGAGGACGACTGGGTCCGGGCCCTCGAACCCCTCGTCCGGGACCCCGAGGCCCGCCGCGGGCTGGTGGAGGCAGGCACCCGGGTCGGGGCATCGCTGAGCTGGGACACCACCGCTCGTCGCACGGTCGAGGCGTATCGCGCGGCCGGCATCGAGCTGCCCGCCCCGACCCCGCCACCGGGGGCGTCACCGTGA
- the narJ gene encoding nitrate reductase molybdenum cofactor assembly chaperone, with protein sequence MRFPRRSPRSPDHRVVHQVASWCLSYPDDELLGRLPILRAALADDPASRLLQPLLDHLDTTGADELRREYIDLFDLSRRHTLYLTYWTDGDTRRRGASLGAFKQAYRDSGFLVNLRGELPDHLPIVLEFCACADPERGIQLLQQYRPALELLRRSLVKVDSDYASALEAVCSTIPGDAPSDPAAALGSQIPVETVGLEPYDPRLLPLSATSNGG encoded by the coding sequence ATGAGGTTCCCCCGCCGCAGCCCACGGAGCCCCGACCACCGCGTCGTCCATCAGGTCGCGTCGTGGTGCCTGAGCTATCCCGACGACGAGCTCCTCGGCCGCCTGCCGATCCTGCGTGCCGCCCTGGCCGACGATCCGGCGAGCCGGCTGCTGCAACCACTCCTCGACCACCTCGACACCACCGGAGCCGACGAACTGCGGCGCGAGTACATCGACCTGTTCGACCTGTCACGGCGGCACACGCTCTACCTGACCTACTGGACGGACGGGGACACCCGGCGGCGGGGCGCCTCGCTGGGCGCGTTCAAGCAGGCGTACCGCGACAGCGGATTCCTGGTGAACCTGCGCGGGGAACTACCCGACCACCTCCCGATCGTCCTCGAGTTCTGCGCATGCGCCGATCCGGAGCGAGGAATACAGCTGCTGCAGCAGTATCGCCCGGCGCTCGAACTCCTGCGGCGGTCGCTGGTGAAGGTCGACAGCGACTACGCCTCGGCTCTCGAAGCGGTCTGCTCGACGATCCCCGGTGACGCGCCCAGCGATCCGGCGGCGGCCCTCGGCAGCCAGATCCCGGTCGAGACAGTAGGTCTCGAGCCCTACGATCCACGGCTGCTCCCACTGTCGGCCACAAGCAACGGAGGATGA
- the narH gene encoding nitrate reductase subunit beta, with amino-acid sequence MRVMAQVGMVMNLDKCIGCHTCSVTCKQAWTNRAGTEYVWFNNVETRPGQGYPRRYEDQEKWRGGWHLNRRGKLRLRTGSRLRRLATIFASPVQPTIDDYYEPWTYDYQNLIDAPLGDDFPVARPKSLLTGEDTKVTWSSNWDDNLGGATEHGHLDPVVKKLRRESEDAIKFNYEQTFMFYLPRICEHCLNPSCMASCPSGAIYKRSEDGIVLVDQDKCRGWRQCITGCPYKKIYFNHKSGKAEKCTLCYPRLEVGQPTVCSETCVGRLRYLGLFLYDADAVTAAASVPDDKDLYQSQLDLILDPHDPEVVRAAAENGIPDDWLEAARRSPVYALAKTYRVALPLHPEYRTMPMVWYVPPLSPIVDLLTEQGHDAESRSTLFGAIDALRIPLEYLAELFTAGDTVVVEDVLRRLAAMRAYMRDVNLGRETDPDIPASVGLSEEEIYRMYRLMAIAKYDERYVIPTAHLEQAEKLEETACSLDYEDGPGMFDSSAFGEASGRPAPVSVETFHALRHRQTGDRAADPEAMAGRTNLLNWDGNGAPPGLFPERRS; translated from the coding sequence ATGCGTGTCATGGCACAGGTCGGCATGGTGATGAATCTCGACAAATGCATCGGATGCCACACGTGTTCGGTGACGTGCAAGCAGGCGTGGACCAATCGCGCCGGCACCGAGTACGTCTGGTTCAACAACGTCGAAACCCGTCCGGGACAGGGATATCCGCGTCGATACGAGGATCAGGAGAAGTGGCGCGGCGGCTGGCACCTGAACCGACGGGGCAAACTCCGTCTGCGCACGGGCAGCCGGCTACGGCGCCTGGCGACGATCTTCGCCAGCCCGGTGCAGCCGACCATCGACGACTACTACGAGCCGTGGACCTACGACTACCAGAATCTCATCGACGCGCCTCTGGGGGACGACTTCCCGGTCGCGCGACCCAAATCGCTGCTCACCGGCGAGGACACCAAGGTCACGTGGTCGTCGAACTGGGACGACAACCTCGGCGGCGCAACCGAACACGGGCATCTCGACCCGGTGGTCAAGAAGCTGCGCCGCGAGAGCGAAGACGCGATCAAGTTCAACTACGAGCAGACGTTCATGTTCTACCTGCCGCGGATCTGCGAGCACTGCCTCAACCCGTCGTGCATGGCGTCGTGCCCCTCGGGCGCGATCTACAAGCGCAGCGAGGACGGGATCGTGCTCGTCGATCAGGACAAGTGCCGCGGATGGCGCCAGTGCATCACCGGATGCCCGTACAAGAAGATCTATTTCAACCACAAGTCCGGCAAGGCCGAGAAGTGCACACTCTGCTATCCGCGACTCGAGGTCGGACAGCCGACGGTGTGTTCGGAGACCTGCGTCGGCCGCCTGCGCTATCTCGGACTCTTCCTCTACGACGCCGACGCCGTGACCGCGGCCGCCTCGGTCCCCGACGACAAGGACCTGTATCAGTCGCAACTCGATCTGATCCTCGACCCGCACGACCCGGAGGTGGTGCGTGCGGCCGCCGAGAACGGCATCCCGGACGACTGGCTCGAGGCGGCCCGGCGTTCACCGGTCTATGCGCTCGCCAAGACCTACCGGGTGGCGCTGCCGCTGCATCCGGAATACCGCACGATGCCCATGGTCTGGTATGTGCCGCCGCTCTCCCCGATCGTCGACCTGCTCACCGAACAGGGCCACGACGCGGAGAGCCGGAGCACGCTCTTCGGCGCCATCGATGCGCTCCGGATCCCGCTGGAATATCTGGCCGAATTGTTCACCGCGGGTGACACAGTCGTCGTCGAAGATGTGCTCCGCCGGCTCGCGGCGATGCGTGCCTACATGCGCGATGTCAACCTCGGTCGCGAGACGGACCCCGACATCCCGGCGTCGGTCGGGTTGAGCGAGGAAGAGATCTACCGGATGTACCGGCTGATGGCGATCGCGAAATACGATGAGCGCTACGTGATCCCGACGGCACACCTCGAGCAGGCCGAGAAGCTCGAGGAGACGGCCTGCTCCCTCGACTACGAAGACGGTCCGGGGATGTTCGACTCGTCGGCCTTCGGCGAGGCCAGCGGTCGACCCGCACCGGTGTCGGTCGAGACCTTCCACGCGTTGCGACACCGCCAGACCGGTGATCGTGCGGCCGATCCGGAAGCGATGGCGGGGCGGACGAATCTGCTCAACTGGGACGGCAACGGGGCGCCTCCCGGACTGTTCCCGGAGCGACGGTCATGA
- a CDS encoding O-antigen ligase family protein: MQHLPVVLAVLCAAVFGGVVITAIYQRPQRGLLLLAALTPLDGLLDIAPVPGIAGAWKEGILAVTLICAANRRIRPSARTGPPLHMPWWPAAAGLVGFGLISAAWVYGPIGVYGIKVTFFYLFAVLALWLTPFDAQDRDRLVSIIMALGVITTIVGIGQQIIGPAKLVELGYTYGEQVRSSGPLFRTFSTFNQPFGFGLFVTMALLVGGAVALSDTSRRRNQLFLALWPVMAITMATSVVRAAILGLVIGVIWLAVLRFRRLVAPMLAIAALAVVSLPFLPSSITKVFFSSSSLSQRGSGWSEIFASIGVHPLGRGLGSSGSAADAMSAARGEDTQTVTAGAGGTVQGMSSNYQPDNYYVKVLLELGPIGLWLFLAMIVTAVIWCVQSARRLPDPDGAFVLGVSASIIAAMAASLVATYFEIFPLDFYFWMLLGAVGCATAQHESRTVRLHFDPGEAASRPTSANY; encoded by the coding sequence GTGCAGCACCTGCCCGTCGTCCTCGCCGTTCTTTGCGCCGCCGTCTTCGGCGGAGTCGTCATCACCGCCATCTACCAGCGCCCGCAGCGTGGTCTCCTGCTGCTCGCGGCGTTGACCCCGCTCGACGGCCTGCTCGACATCGCGCCCGTGCCGGGCATCGCGGGAGCGTGGAAGGAGGGCATCCTCGCGGTCACGCTGATCTGCGCGGCGAACCGTCGTATCCGCCCGTCCGCGCGGACGGGTCCGCCTCTCCACATGCCCTGGTGGCCGGCGGCGGCCGGTCTGGTGGGCTTCGGACTGATCTCGGCGGCATGGGTCTACGGGCCCATCGGGGTCTACGGCATCAAGGTGACCTTCTTCTATCTGTTCGCCGTACTGGCGCTGTGGCTCACGCCTTTCGACGCGCAGGACCGCGATCGGCTCGTGTCGATCATCATGGCGCTCGGCGTGATCACCACCATCGTGGGCATCGGACAGCAGATCATCGGTCCGGCTAAGCTCGTCGAACTCGGCTACACCTACGGCGAGCAGGTCCGCTCGAGCGGACCGCTGTTCCGGACGTTCTCGACGTTCAACCAGCCCTTCGGGTTCGGCCTGTTCGTCACGATGGCGCTGCTGGTGGGCGGCGCGGTGGCGTTGTCCGACACGAGCCGCCGCCGCAATCAGCTGTTCCTCGCTCTCTGGCCGGTCATGGCGATCACGATGGCCACCTCGGTGGTCCGCGCGGCCATCCTCGGTCTCGTCATAGGTGTGATCTGGCTGGCGGTGTTGCGATTCCGGCGTCTCGTCGCGCCGATGCTCGCGATCGCCGCGCTCGCTGTGGTGTCCCTGCCGTTCCTGCCGTCGTCGATCACGAAGGTGTTCTTCTCGTCGAGCAGCCTGAGCCAGCGCGGGTCGGGATGGAGTGAGATCTTCGCCAGCATCGGCGTGCACCCGCTCGGCCGCGGTCTCGGCTCCAGCGGGTCTGCGGCGGATGCGATGTCGGCGGCCCGTGGCGAGGACACCCAGACGGTGACCGCCGGGGCGGGGGGAACGGTCCAGGGGATGTCGTCGAACTACCAGCCCGACAACTACTACGTGAAGGTCCTGCTGGAACTCGGACCGATCGGGCTGTGGCTCTTTCTTGCGATGATCGTGACGGCGGTGATCTGGTGCGTGCAGTCCGCACGCCGACTCCCCGACCCGGACGGGGCATTCGTCCTGGGTGTCAGCGCCTCGATCATCGCGGCGATGGCGGCCAGTCTGGTGGCCACCTATTTCGAGATCTTTCCGCTCGACTTCTACTTCTGGATGCTGTTGGGAGCTGTGGGATGCGCGACTGCACAACACGAATCACGTACGGTGCGCTTGCACTTCGACCCGGGGGAAGCGGCGTCCAGACCTACATCCGCGAATTACTGA
- the narI gene encoding respiratory nitrate reductase subunit gamma codes for MDVVLWGVIPYLTLALVIGGTIWRYRYDKFGWTTRSSELYESRVLRIASPMFHYGILVVIVGHAVGLVIPESWTDAIGLSDKDYHLFAAVFGLIAALATLVGIGLLVYRRRTTGPVFMATTRNDKLMYLVLLSAIVAGSYITVVGAIDPDGPGVNYRETVSPWFRSIFFLQPDIDAMAAAPLRFHVHVLIGMLLFCLVPFTRLVHIFTAPVHYLFRPYIVYRSRDDATAPGNRPPRRGWAPVGTADRQR; via the coding sequence GTGGATGTGGTGCTCTGGGGCGTGATCCCCTATCTCACACTCGCTCTCGTGATCGGTGGCACCATCTGGCGCTACCGCTACGACAAGTTCGGCTGGACGACGCGATCGTCGGAACTCTATGAATCCCGGGTGCTGCGCATCGCCTCACCGATGTTCCACTACGGCATCCTCGTCGTCATCGTGGGTCATGCCGTCGGACTGGTGATCCCCGAATCCTGGACCGATGCGATCGGCTTGTCGGACAAGGACTATCACCTGTTCGCCGCGGTCTTCGGGCTCATCGCCGCGCTGGCCACGCTGGTCGGCATCGGTCTGCTCGTCTACCGCCGCCGCACCACCGGTCCGGTGTTCATGGCCACCACCCGCAACGACAAGTTGATGTACCTGGTGCTGCTCTCGGCCATCGTCGCCGGCAGCTACATCACCGTCGTCGGCGCGATCGACCCCGACGGTCCCGGTGTGAACTACCGCGAGACCGTGTCCCCCTGGTTCCGCTCGATCTTCTTCCTGCAACCGGACATCGACGCGATGGCCGCCGCTCCCCTGCGGTTTCACGTTCACGTCCTGATCGGCATGTTGCTGTTCTGCCTGGTCCCCTTCACCCGGCTCGTGCACATCTTCACCGCGCCGGTCCACTATCTTTTCCGGCCCTACATCGTCTATCGGAGTCGCGACGACGCGACGGCTCCCGGCAATCGGCCACCCCGGCGAGGCTGGGCCCCCGTCGGTACCGCCGACCGGCAGCGGTGA
- a CDS encoding DUF4262 domain-containing protein, which produces MSDHAAAIRGLPRWHPNPVIRSTIETIRRCGWQVTSIGEGSPETSSRGTDCGFSYTAGLALHSIPELAVYGVDPVTAHHVLNELGDLLHREDWRDLVATQADIRLQTVAVSVRLIEQVDKDELILANLLFPDTPTLQVVWPDEYGRFPWEEGYILLPMHQPVKGIPDLSAHARNAAHVVTVESGPDRTRPRRGRRISGH; this is translated from the coding sequence ATGTCAGACCACGCTGCCGCGATCCGAGGTCTGCCCCGGTGGCATCCCAATCCCGTCATCCGCTCGACCATCGAGACCATTCGCCGATGCGGCTGGCAGGTGACCTCCATCGGTGAAGGGTCTCCGGAGACGAGCAGCCGCGGGACCGACTGCGGGTTCTCCTACACCGCAGGGCTCGCGCTGCACTCGATCCCCGAGCTCGCCGTCTACGGCGTCGATCCGGTCACCGCTCATCACGTCCTGAACGAACTCGGCGACCTGCTCCACCGGGAGGACTGGCGCGATCTGGTCGCGACACAGGCCGACATCCGTCTGCAGACGGTCGCGGTCTCGGTACGGCTGATCGAACAGGTCGACAAGGACGAACTGATCCTCGCCAACCTGCTGTTCCCCGACACCCCGACGCTGCAGGTGGTCTGGCCCGACGAATACGGCCGGTTCCCCTGGGAGGAGGGTTACATCCTGCTGCCGATGCATCAGCCGGTGAAGGGCATCCCGGATCTCTCGGCCCACGCACGGAACGCCGCACACGTCGTCACCGTCGAGTCCGGTCCCGACCGCACCCGCCCCCGTCGGGGCCGCCGGATCTCGGGTCACTGA
- a CDS encoding MFS transporter, producing MTSAETSSTPDLRVGQGRNLFLATLAFGVSFWAWNIIAPLGVRYSELLHLSSTEKSIVVAIPIVVGSLGRIITGALTDRYGGRIMFPVLLLASAPIVILVAVAGDLGSYPLMLIFGFFLGIAGTTFAVGIPFANAWYPPERRGFATGVFGVGMGGTAFSAFFTPRFVNWFGYVTTHVIIAVTLVVVAAVTWTFMRDSPVWRPNHDAVVPKLVAAARLPITWQMGFLYAATFGGFVAFSTYLPTYLKDVYDFGLEGAGTRTAGFAVAAVIARPVGGVLSDRFGPRLIIAVSTAGAAVLALWMITKPPVEIPAGIDFVLMAVCMGLGSGAVFSWVALEAPRERVGSVTGIVGAAGGLGGFFPPLVLGATYDAETHSYTLGLTLLVITAGVALVFTLFGIRRRPPDPPGAGGPLRE from the coding sequence ATGACCAGCGCGGAGACGTCGAGCACACCCGATCTGCGGGTCGGCCAGGGCCGGAACCTCTTCCTGGCGACGTTGGCCTTCGGGGTCAGCTTCTGGGCCTGGAACATCATCGCTCCGTTGGGTGTGCGCTACTCCGAACTCCTCCATCTCTCGTCCACCGAGAAATCGATCGTCGTGGCGATCCCCATCGTCGTGGGGTCCCTGGGCCGGATCATCACCGGCGCTCTGACCGACCGCTACGGCGGCCGGATCATGTTCCCGGTCCTTCTCCTCGCGTCGGCCCCCATCGTGATCCTCGTCGCGGTGGCCGGGGACCTCGGTTCGTATCCGCTGATGCTGATCTTCGGGTTCTTCCTCGGGATCGCGGGCACCACCTTCGCCGTCGGTATCCCGTTCGCGAATGCCTGGTACCCGCCCGAGCGCCGCGGTTTCGCCACCGGCGTCTTCGGGGTGGGGATGGGCGGAACGGCGTTCTCCGCCTTCTTCACCCCTCGCTTCGTCAACTGGTTCGGCTACGTCACCACCCACGTGATCATCGCGGTGACCCTCGTGGTGGTCGCCGCCGTCACCTGGACGTTCATGCGTGACTCACCGGTGTGGCGGCCGAACCACGACGCGGTGGTCCCGAAGCTCGTCGCCGCGGCCCGATTGCCGATCACCTGGCAGATGGGCTTCCTGTACGCCGCGACCTTCGGCGGATTCGTCGCGTTCTCCACCTATCTGCCCACCTACCTCAAGGACGTCTACGATTTCGGCCTCGAAGGGGCCGGCACCCGGACCGCGGGGTTCGCCGTCGCCGCGGTCATCGCCCGGCCGGTCGGTGGCGTCCTGTCCGATCGCTTCGGTCCGCGGCTGATCATCGCGGTGTCGACCGCCGGTGCCGCGGTGCTCGCGCTCTGGATGATCACCAAGCCCCCGGTCGAGATCCCCGCCGGCATCGACTTCGTCCTGATGGCCGTCTGCATGGGACTCGGCTCCGGGGCGGTGTTCAGCTGGGTCGCGTTGGAGGCACCGCGCGAGCGGGTCGGATCGGTCACCGGCATCGTCGGCGCCGCGGGTGGTCTGGGCGGGTTCTTCCCGCCGCTGGTGCTGGGCGCCACCTACGACGCGGAGACCCACAGCTACACGCTGGGACTGACGCTGCTCGTCATCACCGCCGGGGTCGCCCTGGTGTTCACGCTGTTCGGGATCCGGCGACGACCCCCGGACCCGCCGGGAGCGGGCGGTCCGTTGCGGGAGTAG